One window from the genome of Bubalus kerabau isolate K-KA32 ecotype Philippines breed swamp buffalo chromosome 17, PCC_UOA_SB_1v2, whole genome shotgun sequence encodes:
- the DHX38 gene encoding pre-mRNA-splicing factor ATP-dependent RNA helicase PRP16 translates to MEDSGEDASLHRLEGTDVDSQVGGLIFKTKSAASEQHVFKAPAPRPSLLGLDLLASLKRKEREEKDDGEDKKKSRISSYKDWEESKDDQRDAEAEDSDQAGRSGRKDRHYRSARVETPSHPGGVSEEFWERSRQRERERREHGVYASSKDEKDRKKERSRDRDCDRKRDRDERDRSRHSSRSERDGGSDRSSRRNEPESPRHRPKDAATPSRSTWEEEDSGCGSSRRSQWESPSPTPSYRDSERSHRPSSRDRDRSVRSRYSDDTPLPTPSYKYNEWADDRRHLGSTPRLSRGRGRREDGEEGISFDTEEERQQWEDDQRQADRDWYMMDEGYDEFHNPLAYSSEDYVRRREQHLHKQKQKRISAQRRQINEDNERWETNRMLTSGVVHRLEVDEDFEEDSAAKVHLMVHNLVPPFLDGRIVFTKQPEPVIPVKDATSDLAIIARKGSQTVRKHREQKERKKAQHKHWELAGTKLGDIMGVKKEEEPDKSLTEDGKVDYRTEQKFADHMKKKSEASSEFAKKKSILEQRQYLPIFAVQQELLTIIRDNSIVIVVGETGSGKTTQLTQYLHEDGYTDYGMIGCTQPRRVAAMSVAKRVSEEMGGNLGEEVGYAIRFEDCTSESTLIKYMTDGILLRESLREADLDHYSAIIMDEAHERSLNTDVLFGLLREVVARRSDLKLIVTSATMDAEKFASFFGNVPIFHIPGRTFPVDILFSKTPQEDYVEAAVKQSLQVHLSGAPGDILIFMPGQEDIEVTSDQIVEHLEELENAPALAVLPIYSQLPSDLQAKIFQKAPDGVRKCIVATNIAETSLTVDGIMFVIDSGYCKLKVFNPRIGMDALQIYPISQANANQRSGRAGRTGPGQCFRLYTQSAYKNELLTTTVPEIQRTNLANVVLLLKSLGVQDLLQFHFMDPPPEDNMLNSMYQLWILGALDNTGGLTSTGRLMVEFPLDPALSKMLIVSCDMGCSSEILLIVSMLSVPAIFYRPKGREEESDQIREKFAVPESDHLSYLNVYLQWKNNNYSTIWCNDHFIHAKAMRKVREVRAQLKDIMVQQRMSLASCGTDWDIVRKCICAAYFHQAAKLKGIGEYVNIRTGMPCHLHPTSSLFGMGYTPDYIVYHELVMTTKEYMQCVTAVDGEWLAELGPMFYSVKQAGKSRQENRRRAKEEASAMEEEMALAEEQLRARRQEQEKRSPLGSVRSTKIYTPGRKEQGEPMTPRRTPARFGL, encoded by the exons ATGGAGGACAGTGGTGAGGATGCCTCGCTCCATCGGTTGGAAGGCACGGACGTGGACTCTCAGGTTGGCGGCCTTATTTTTAAGACCAAAAGTGCGGCTAGTGAGCAGCATGTCTTCAAGGCCCCTGCACCCCGGCCTTCATTGCTGGGACTGGACTTGTTGGCTTCtctgaagaggaaggagagagaggagaaggatGATGGCGAGGACAAGAAGAAGTCCAGAATCTCTTCATACAAGGACTGGGAAGAGAGCAAGGATGACCAGAGGGACGCTGAGGCAGAAGACAGTGACCAGGCTGGCCGAAGTGGCCGAAAAGACAG GCATTACCGATCAGCCCGGGTGGAGACTCCATCCCATCCTGGTGGTGTAAGCGAAGAGTTTTGGGAACGCAGTCGGCAGAGAGAGCGGGAGCGGCGGGAGCATGGCGTCTATGCCTCATCCAAAGACGAAAAGGATCGGAAGAAGGAGAGGTCGAGGGATCGAGACTGTGACCGCAAGAGAGACAGAG ATGAGCGGGACAGAAGCAGGCACAGCAGCAGATCGGAGCGAGATGGAGGGTCAGATCgcagcagcagaagaaatgaACCCGAGAGCCCCCGACACCGGCCTAAAG ATGCTGCCACCCCTTCACGGTCTACCTGGGAGGAAGAGGACAGTGGCTGTGGCTCCTCGAGGCGCTCACAGTGGGAATCGCCCTCCCCCACGCCTTCCTATCGCGATTCCGAGCGGAGTCATCGGCCGTCCAGTCGAGACAGGGACAG GTCTGTGAGGAGCAGGTACTCAGATGACACCCCTCTGCCAACCCCATCCTACAAATACAACGAGTGGGCCGATGACAGAAGACACCTGGGGTCCACCCCACGTCTGTCCAGGGGCCGAG GGAGACGTGAGGATGGCGAAGAAGGAATTTCATTTGACACAGAAGAGGAACGGCAGCAGTGGGAGGATGACCAGAGG CAAGCCGACCGGGATTGGTACATGATGGACGAGGGGTATGATGAGTTCCACAACCCCCTGGCCTACTCCTCCGAGGACTATGTGAGGAGGCGGGAGCAGCACCTacacaaacagaagcagaagcgcATTTCAGCTCAGCGGAGACAGATCAATGAG GACAACGAGCGCTGGGAGACCAACCGCATGCTCACCAGCGGGGTGGTGCACCGGCTGGAGGTGGATGAGGACTTCGAGGAGGACAGCGCGGCCAAGGTGCACCTCATGGTGCACAACCTGGTGCCGCCCTTCCTGGACGGGCGCATCGTCTTCACCAAGCAG CCGGAGCCTGTGATTCCAGTCAAGGACGCCACTTCAGACTTAGCCATCATTGCTCGGAAAGGCAGTCAAACAGTGCGGAAACACAGGGAGCAAAAGGAGCGCAAGAAG GCTCAACACAAACATTGGGAATTGGCTGGAACCAAACTGGGAGATATAATGGGcgtcaaaaaagaagaagagccGGATAAATCTCTGACAGAGGATGGGAAAGTGGACTACAG GACAGAGCAGAAGTTTGCCGACCACATGAAGAAGAAAAGCGAGGCCAGCAGCGAGTTTGCCAAGAAGAAGTCGATTCTGGAGCAGAGGCAGTACCTGCCCATCTTCGCCGTGCAGCAGGAACTCCTCACGATCATCAG AGACAACAGCATCGTGATCGTGGTTGGGGAGACAGGGAGTGGAAAGACCACACAGCTGACCCAGTACTTGCATGAAGACGGCTACACGGACTATGGGATGATCGGATGCACCCAGCCCCGCCGTGTGGCCGCCATGTCGGTGGCCAAGAGAGTCAGTGAAGAGATGGGGGGAAACCTCGGTGAGGAG GTGGGTTATGCCATCCGCTTCGAAGACTGCACTTCAGAAAGCACCTTGATCAAGTACATGACTGATGGCATCCTGCTGAGAGAGTCCCTGCGGGAAGCGGACCTGGATCACTACAGCGCCATCATCATGGACGAGGCCCATGAGCGCTCCCTCAACACCGACGTGCTCTTCGGGCTGCTCCGGGAG GTGGTGGCTCGGCGCTCAGACCTGAAGCTCATTGTCACATCAGCCACCATGGACGCAGAGAAATTTGCCTCCTTTTTTGGGAACGTCCCCATCTTCCACATCCCTGGACGTACCTTCCCTGTGGACATTCTCTTCAGCAAG ACCCCACAGGAAGACTATGTGGAGGCCGCGGTGAAGCAGTCCCTCCAGGTGCATCTGTCAGGGGCCCCCGGGGACATCCTCATCTTCATGCCTGGCCAAGAGGACATTGAG GTGACCTCAGATCAGATTGTGGAGCACCTGGAAGAACTAGAGAACGCGCCCGCCTTGGCCGTGCTGCCCATCTACTCCCAGCTGCCCTCTGACCTCCAGGCCAAGATCTTCCAGAAG gCTCCAGATGGCGTCCGGAAGTGTATTGTCGCCACTAACATTGCTGAGACCTCCCTGACCGTCGACGGCATCATGTTTGTTATCGATTCCGGTTATTGTAAGTTAAAG GTCTTCAACCCCCGGATTGGCATGGATGCTCTGCAGATCTACCCCATCAGCCAGGCCAATGCCAACCAGCGGTCGGGACGAGCAGGCAGGACGGGCCCAGGTCAGTGTTTCAG ACTCTACACCCAGAGTGCCTACAAGAACGAGCTCCTGACCACCACGGTGCCCGAGATCCAGCGGACCAACCTGGCCAACGTGGTGCTGCTGCTCAAGTCCCTGGGGGTGCAGGACCTGCTGCAGTTCCACTTCATGGACCCACCCCCGGAGGACAACATGCTCAACTCCATGTACCAGCTCTGGATCCTTGGGGCCCTGGACAACACAG GTGGTCTGACCTCAACGGGGCGGTTGATGGTGGAGTTCCCGCTGGACCCGGCCCTGTCCAAGATGCTCATCGTGTCCTGTGACATGGGCTGCAGCTCCGAGATCCTGCTCATCGTCTCCATGCTCTCGGTCCCAGCCATCTTCTACAGGCCCAAG GGCCGAGAGGAGGAGAGCGATCAAATCCGGGAGAAGTTCGCAGTTCCTGAGAGTGACCACCTGAGCTACCTGAATGTCTACCTGCAGTGGAAGAACAATAATTACTCCACCATCTGGTGTAATGATCATTTCATCCACGCCAAGGCCATGCGGAAG GTCCGGGAGGTGCGGGCTCAGCTCAAGGACATCATGGTGCAGCAGCGGATGAGCCTGGCCTCGTGTGGCACTGACTGGGACATCGTCAGGAAGTGCATCTGTGCTGCCTATTTCCACCAGGCAGCCAAGCTCAAG GGAATCGGGGAGTATGTGAACATCCGGACAGGCATGCCCTGCCACCTGCACCCTACTAGCTCCCTCTTTGGAATGGGCTACACCCCAGACTACATTGTGTATCATGAGTTGGTCATGACCACCAAG GAGTACATGCAGTGTGTGACTGCTGTGGACGGAGAGTGGCTGGCAGAGCTGGGCCCCATGTTCTACAGTGTGAAACAGGCTGGGAAGTCTCGGCAG gagaaCCGCCGACGGGCCAAAGAGGAAGCGTCCGccatggaggaggagatggcactGGCTGAGGAGCAGCTGCGGGCCCGGCGGCAGGAGCAGGAAAAGCGCAGTCCGCTGGGCAGCGTCAG GTCTACGAAGATCTACACTCCTGGTCGGAAGGAGCAGGGGGAACCCATGACCCCCCGCCGCACGCCAGCCCGCTTTGGGCTCTGA
- the TXNL4B gene encoding thioredoxin-like protein 4B, producing the protein MSFLLPKLSSKKAVDQAIKSTAEKVLVLRFGRDEDPVCLQLDDILSKTSSDLSKMAAIYLVDVDQTPVYTHYFDISYIPSTVFFFNGQHMKVDYGSPDHTKFVGSFKTKQDFIDLIEVIYRGAMRGKLIVQSPIDPKNIPKYDLLYQDI; encoded by the exons ATGAGCTTCCTGTTACCCAAACTGAGTAGCAAAAAGGCAGTAGACCAAGCAATAAAAAGTACTGCAGAGAAGGTGCTGGTTCTCAGGTTTGGGAGAGACGAGGATCCGGTCTGTCTGCAACTAGATGACATA CTTTCTAAGACCTCTTCCGACTTAAGTAAAATGGCTGCTATCTATCTAGTAGACGTGGACCAAACCCCAGTTTATACACACTATTTTGACATCAGTTATATTCCATCTACTGTGTTTTTCTTCAATGGGCAGCATATGAAAGTGGATTATGG GTCTCCAGATCACACTAAGTTTGTGGGAAGTTTCAAAACCAAACAAGACTTCATAGATTTGATTGAAGTAATTTATCGAGGCGCAATGAGGGGGAAACTTATTGTGCAAAGTCCTATTGATCCCAAGAATATTCCCAAATACGACCTCCTCTATCAAGACAtttag